The nucleotide window TCCGAGCATTGCCTGCGTGCGAGTATTCTGTCTGCGGACAGTGGAAATAGGAAAAGctagaaagaaggaagaagaaagagagatgacgAGCAACGGCAGCAGCTCATCTCCCAAATCCAACCCTAAAAAAGCTAATTTGATGGATCCTCATTCCATCAAACACCTTCTCGACGAATCCGTCTCCGAGGTTCCAAAACCCCAGACCTCCCCCCTATCTATCTATCTCGATCTCTCTCTTGCATTTCTAGGGTTTTCAGAGACTTTACATGAGGTTCTAACTCTTCTCTTCTTGCAGATCGTCACCGGCCGAGGATACACCGAAGACGTGCGTCTGAGCAACATCAGATTGCTTGTGGGAACGGTCATCATCGCCATTGCTCTCGTCGCGCAGTTCTACCGTAAGAAGTTCCCGGAAAACAAAGATTTCCTCATCGAATGCATCGCATTATATCCTTCAAAACCTAATTCTTGTACATCTCTCGGAGAAGAAATCTTCTTCTTTTCAGTGTTTTTGCAGTGTAATCTATCTATTGGAAAttcgttttattattattattattattattattattattattttgagatcTTTGACTCCTTTTTGGCAAGTATATCGTCTTCAACGGATTGTTGCAGTTGATCATCTACAAAAAGGAGAAGAATGCGATCCTTTTCACTTATCCTCTTCCagtgagttcttcttcttcttcttcttcttcttcttttttcagattTTAGGAATACGTCAAATTTTTTCTtgtctgttatatatatatatatatatatatatatatatatatatatatatatatatatatatatatatatatatatatatatataacaatgggGAAATATGCAATTTGAGTTGGAATTATAGTAGCATTTTCACATGGgtagaccgttcatctggtgggccttatCGCAGATGCTTGACGCTGCAAAGGTACCTCTATTAGATAATTTTAGCTATTCAATAATTGACTTGCAATTGGATGGATAAAAGGAACATAAGAGAAGGCCAAGGGGCAATCTGCAATAGGCAATTACCATTAATGAGGTGGACGTAATTGTTTGATGGGGGTTTGG belongs to Magnolia sinica isolate HGM2019 chromosome 8, MsV1, whole genome shotgun sequence and includes:
- the LOC131252626 gene encoding signal peptidase complex subunit 2-like isoform X1, whose translation is MTSNGSSSSPKSNPKKANLMDPHSIKHLLDESVSEIVTGRGYTEDVRLSNIRLLVGTVIIAIALVAQFYRKKFPENKDFLIECIALYIVFNGLLQLIIYKKEKNAILFTYPLPGSFNSTGLIVSSKLPRFSDSYTLSVTSADPKSVSANKPVHFTKSVTKWFTRDGILVEGLFWKDVSKLIDDYSGDSRKNK
- the LOC131252626 gene encoding signal peptidase complex subunit 2-like isoform X2, with product MTSNGSSSSPKSNPKKANLMDPHSIKHLLDESVSEIVTGRGYTEDVRLSNIRLLVGTVIIAIALVAQFYRKKFPENKDFLIECIALYPSKPNSCTSLGEEIFFFSVFLQLYRLQRIVAVDHLQKGEECDPFHLSSSSLLVMGFWWKVCSGRMLAN